The DNA sequence ctgaggaacaaatagGTTGGTGTCCATTTTTGATTCTTCGTAATGACTGTTGATGAACATTAAAGGAACAAATCTTCAGACCGTTTGCTAGATCTTGCAGCTGTAGTTTGACAATTATAGAAGCAGTgaaattacagttaaaaaaataaaaccagaaTCTACCAGATTTTGTGATATTAACCCGAGAATGACAGAACTAACCTTCAACATGTTAAAGATAACATAAAATAGATAGCAGCCTTTGCTGCTTCGAGACATTAAATTAGAGTTCAATTGTatgtttcacatttctgtttctttTATCTGTTTCTGTTTACTGTTCATTTTAGACCTGATGGaggtgaaagaggaaagtcaagaactaAATGACATAGATCAGAAACACCATCAGCATCCTAAATCTAATAATTCAATAACTGATGAAGAATCTATTATTTGCTTAAAGAATGAAAGGAATTTCTCACAAAAAAGCACTCAGAGAACAAGAGCCAAATATTCTTTCATCTGCCCTCActgtggaaagagattcacaaaaaaAGCATCTCTAAAGAGGCacctgagaattcacactggagagaaacctttcacatgcactcagtgtggaaagagtttcagagtAAAGAAAACCCTTCAGGGTCACATGAAAATCCACACTGAAGAGAAGCCCTTcacatgcactcagtgtggaaatTGTTTTACACGAAAAGGAAGCCTTAGGgaacacatgagaattcacacgggagagaagcctttcacatgcactcagtgtggaaatTGTTTTACACGAAAAGGAAGCCTTAGGgaacacatgagaattcacacgggagagaagcctttcacatgcactcagtgtggaaagagtttcacacaaaaaggagatcTAAAGAAGCACCTAAgaattcacaccggagagaagcctttcacatgcactcagtgtggaaaaagtttcacacaaaaaggagatcTAAAGAATCACCTgataattcacactggagagaagcctttcacatgcactcagtgtggaaagagtttcacaaaaaaaaaccttataaAGAGGCACCTGAGAATTCACAATGGAGACAAGATTTTAGATCTAAAGAGACACCTGAGAATTAACACTGGAGAGAAGCTTTTcacatgcactcagtgtggaatgagtttcacacaaaaagcaTCTCTAAAGAGGCacctgagaattcacactggagagaagcctttcacatgcactcagtgtggaaagagtttcacacaagcaGGAAACCTTAAGATTCACCTGACAGTTCACACCGTGGATCAGCTTTTcacctgccttcagtgtggaaagagtttcactgtaAAGAAAACCCTTCAGGAACACATGAAAATCCACACTGAAGGGAAGCCCTTCACATGCACtcagtgtgaaaagagtttcacacaaaaaggaaacctTAAGgaacacatgagaattcacactggagagaagccttttacatgccctcagtgtggaaagagttttacacaaAAAGGAAGCCGTAAAaaacacatgagaattcacactggagaaaagcctttcacatgccttccgtgtggaaagagtttcacacgaaAAGGAAGCCTTAAGgaacacatgagaattcacacgggagagaagcctttcatatgcactcagtgtggaaagagttttacaaaAAAAGGAAGCCTTAAGgaacacatgagaattcacactggagagaagcctttcacatgccctcagtgtggaaataGTTTTACAAAAAAGGCAGATCTAAAAAGGCACctgaaaattcacactggagagaagcctttcacatgcactcagtgtggaaagagtttcacagtaAAGAAAACCCTTCAGGATCACATGAAAATCCACGCTGAAGAGAAACCTTAGAAGTGTTCACATTGTGAAAAGTGTTTCATGATGTCAGAAAATCTGAGAACCCATGAGacagtgcatactggagagaagccataccactgcacttcatgtggaaagagtttcatttaATCAAGTATTCTACTCTCATCTAAGAAAGTGTTGTCCAAAGTTGTCATCCTGAGCAAAGACCATTTTCAGGGTAGACTCTTTCAGGTAAACGCTGTGAAATTCAGATAATCACAAAGATGAAATTTCATAATCAGAAACTACATTGGAACTGGCAATAGCAGCACAAATGGAGATTGCACCAGTTTGATCATGCATGcgttttcactagccaaaatcccacACCcaacaaaaagtgataaaggtactGGAGACTGTTACTGCATGCATTTCTTTGGAAATTTTATTTGAACGAGAAAGATATGAGTTTAGCAGGACAGAAGACattgtccataattcatggaagtcTAGACTTTAAACCCattcattctaaattgtacttaCCTTTATGAAAGTTTACCTTTGTTCTTCCATTGCTTAAGAGTGGCATTTCTAATAATAAGTCCAAAACTACTGGTAAGACCATGGACGGCTCTATATTACCATGGTTataatctttataaaaaaaaaattaaaaaaataatagccCAAATACTGTTTAGATATTAGTTAAATGCAAGAACActgcttttttttgttgttgttgttgctgttattgCTTTTACAAGTGCTGTGTAATGTGTATTTACTCTGAAATTTTACTAGAATACTTACTAAACTTGCTGTACTAAACTTTACCATGTTTATTTTCCTTGCATGTAACCTTAGAACTATTCCTTATAAGTTTGATATAGTGTACCTTGTTTGAAATGCTTATAATCTAGTACATTTGAATGTTCAGTAGATGGCTTCGATGTATTAGTTTTGAGCTGAAATTAAGTAGCCTTGtgtgtgtacagttgaagtcagatgtttatatacacttaggttgaagtcattaaagctcattttttaaccactccacagatttcatattagcaaactatagtttgggcaagttgtttaggactcctagagatgaacgtagtttggtgcgaaaagtgcaaatcaatcccagaacaacagcaatggaccttctgaagatgctggaggaaacaattacaagtatctatatccagagtaaaacaagtcctatattgacataatctttattgtgagaagcttgtggaaggctacccaaaatgtttgactcaagttaaacaatttaaaggcaatgctaccaaatactaacgaaGTGTAtacaaacttctgacccactggaaatgtgattaaataaataaaacctgaaataaatcattctctctactattattctgacatttcacattcttttgtttttatttattttctcctcaatttggaatgcccagttcccaatgcgctcttaagtccttgtggtggtgtagtaactcatgtggcttattgagcacgttaccgcggagatgtagcgtgtgtggaggcccacgctgttCTTAgcgtcatccacgcacaactcaccacgtgcaccaccgagagcgagaaccacacattatagtgaccacaaggaggttaccccatgtgactctaccctccctagcaaccgggccaatttggttgcttaggagacctggctggagtcactcagcataccctggattcgaactcgtgactctaggggtggtagtcggcgtcgatactcgctgagctacccaggccccgacatttcacattcttaaaataaattagtgatcccaactaacctaagacagggaaggttttctacaattaaatgtcaggaattgtgaaaaactgaatttaaatgtatttggctaaggtgcatgtaaacttctgacttcaactgtacttccTGATCtacaatgcatccggaaagtattcacagcgcttcactttttccaaattttgttgttacagccttattccaaaattgattcaattcattattttcctcaaaattctacaaataataccccataatgacaacgtgaaagaagtttgtttgaaatctttgcaaatttattaaaaataaaaaacgaaaaaaagtcacatgtacataagtattcacagcctttgctcaatactttgttgaagcacctttggcaccaattacagcctcaagtctttgtgagtatgatgctacaagcttggcacacctatttttgggcagtttctaccattcttctttgcaggacctctcaagctccatcaggttggatggggagcgtcggtgcacagccactttcagatctctccagagatgttcaatcgggttcaagtctgggctctggctgggccactcaaggacattcacagagttgtcccggagccactcctttgttatcttggctgtgtgcttagggtcgttgtcctgttggaagatgaacctttgccccagtctgaggtccagagcgctctggagcaggttttcatcaaggatgtctctgtacattgctgcattcatctttccctcgatcctgactagtctcccagttcctgccgctgaaaaacatccccacagcatgatgctgccaccaccatgcttcactgtagggatggtattggccaggtgatgagcggtgcctggtttcctccagacatgacgcttgccattcaggccaaagagtacaatctttgtttctcatggtctgagagtccttcaggtgcctttttgcaaactccaggcgggctgtcatgtgccttttacagaggagtggcttccgtctggccactctaccatacaggcctgattggtggagtgctgcagagatggttgttcttctggaaggttctcctctcttcacagagaaatgctggagctctgtcagagtgaccatcaggttcttggtcacctccctgaataaggcccttctcccccaatcgctcagtttggccaggcggccagctctaggaagagtcctggtggttccaaacttcatccatttatggatgatggaggccactgtgctcattgagcacattcaatgctgcagaaattttctgtacccttccccagatctgtgcctcgatacaatcctgtctcggaggtctacagacaattccttggacttcatggcttggtttgtgcactgacatgcactgttaactgtgggaccttatatagacaggtgtgtgcctttccaaatcatgtccaatcaactgaatttaccacaggtggactccagtcaagttgtagaaacatctcaaggatgatcagtggaaactgtgaaagctgtgaatacttatgtacatgtgattttttttaaagttttttatttttaataaatttgcaaagatttgaaacaaacttctttcatgttgtcattatggggtattgtttgtagaattttgaggaaaataatgaatttaatccattttggaataaggctgtaaaataacaaaatgtggaaaaagtgaagcgctgtgaatactttccagatgcactgtatctgCACTGCAAGGCCCAACTTGCTCAACATGGTCAGCCAGGTAGTATGATCACGGATAATGGCCCTCAGTTTGGTGCTCTGTTCAAATGCTTTGCCTCAAGCTGGGAATTGAGCATGTTACTTACTCTCTGAGACATCTTAAATCAAATGGAAAAGCTGTGTCGGCATCAAGATAGCTTAGAGCCTTCTGCACAAAGCCATGCATGACAGGGCCAACCACTGGAAAGCAATACTTCATTGAAGGAACACCCCCACTGAATACACGGACAGCAGCCCTGCCCAGCGGTTGATGTCAACTGAAAACCTCTATTCTTGTAACAAACAAGCTTTTGGAGCCATGTGTTGTAACTGCGGTTGTGGAGAGGCTTCGCCACCGAAAGCAATTGGTCAAGTCCTTGCATGACAGGTCAGCTTCTGACCTGCCAGAGCTGAACATAGGGGAAATTATCCATATGAAGCCACTTTCAGGAGATAACTTGGCACTCTGGGGGTTGGCACCTGCCTTCAGAAAGTGGCACCACACTCTTATCTAGTGATTGTAGGTGGATCCCTATATTGACACAACAGAGTGGATTTAAGAGGGGCAAAGTCAATCTCCTTACAAGCATTGGAAAGGAATGAACCTGAGTTGCCTCTCATGCTAGAAGGGAGTGTTGTAAAGGCCCATTCATCCACTGACCCAACATCTCCAGTGAAGCCCACACCAAAGGCTTCATTTAATCTTGTCAAACCCTCATCATCGGATGGACACACATACACTAGGGCTCGACGACTGTCCAAGCAACCTAAGAGGCTTGATCTGTAGAAAAGACATTAATGCTGCTGTGGCAGTTTTGGAAAAGgaaaataactatatatatataaaatgtataaaaaattaagagatcactgcaaatgatcagtttctctggatttactatttatagctATGGGTTttagtaaaatgaatatttttgtattattctataaagtattgacaacatttctcccaaattccaaataaaaatattattatttaaagtatttattttcagaaaatgacaactggtcaaattaacaaaaaagagttttcagacctcgaataatgcaaagaaaacaagttgatattcatttttaaacaacacaatgctAATGTTTTAGCTTAGGaaaagttcagaaatcaatatttggtggaataacactgattttcaatcacagctttcatgcttcttggcatgctctctaccagtctttcacattgctgtttggTGACTTTATACCACTCCTGGCCCAGACTTTCAAGCAGAAATTCAATAGACttgaatggaatggctgccatacatgtagagatgctgtTTTAAGAAACATTTGAAGTGGTCTctccagagctatatatatatatatgtagttgaagtcagaagtttacatacaccttagccaaatacatttaaactcagtttttcacaattcctgacatttaatcatagaaaacattccatgtcttaggtcagtaaggatcactactttattttaagaatatgaaatgtcagaataatagtagagagaattgtttatttcagcttttatttctttcatcatattcccattgggtcagaagtttatatacaattagttagtatttggtagcattgtctttaaattgtttaacttgggtcaaacttttgagtagcctttcacaagcttctcacaataagttgctggaattttggcccattcatccagacaaaactggtgtaactgagacaggattgtaggcctccttgctcgcacatgctttttcagttctgcccacacattttctattagattgaggtcagagctttgtgatggccactccaatactttgactttgttgtccttaagaggtatgcttggggtcattgtccatttggaagacccatttgtgaccgagctttaactttatGGCAGATGTCTAGAGATGTTGCTTCactatatccacataattttccttcctcatgatgccatctattttgtgaagtgcaccagtccctcttgcagcaaagcacccccacaacacaatgctgccacccccatgcttcacagttgttcttcggcttgcaagccttcgccctttttcctccaaacataccgGATGGTCCttatggccaaaaagtaaaaaatttgtttcatcagaccagaggaaatttctccaaaaggtaagatctttgtccccatgtgcacttgcaaactatagtctgggtttgttatggctgttttggagcattggcttcttccttgctgagcagcctttcaggttatgtcgatatatgactcgttttactgtggatatagatacttgtctacctgtttcctccagcatctacaaggtcctttgctgttgctctgggattgatttgcacttttcgcaccaaactacgttaatctctaagagaatgagtctccttcctgagcggtatgatgggtccgtggtcctatggtgtttatacttgcatactgttgtttgtacagatgagcgtggtaccttcaggcatttggaaatgtatcccaaggataaaccagacttgtggaggtcaacaattgtttttttctgaggtctttgctgatttatttagattttcccatgatgtcaagcaaagatgcactgagtttgaaggtaggccttaaaatacatccacaggtacacctccaattgactccaattagcccatcagaagctaattgccttaaggcttgacaacattttctggaattttccaagttgcttaaaggcacagttaggaataaattggaattgtgatatagtcaattaaaagggaagcaatctgtaaacaattgataaaaaacttgtgtcatgcacaaagtaaatgtcctaaacgacttgccaaaactatagtttgctaatatgaaatctgtggagtggttaaacctaagtgtatgtaaacttctgacttcaactgtatatagagtactgtgcaaaagtcttaggcacataatatttttcacaaaaacttttgtcttaaaatggttatttataaaTGCTACTTtagtgtttcaataggaaatatacattttatactcccaaacattccttttgcaaatagaatagaagaacaggaagccctgcaacagatggcatggccctcacagagccccccactgaacactgggtcagtctgggattacacaaagagacagaagtaattgagactaaataaataaaagaactgtggcgaattttCCAAGAAACTTGGAAAATCCTatatgccaacaaccaagaaaaactgtgttcagctgtaagtaggagaattggtgctgtttactggactttgtatgacgttaattgattaatgaaaactgtaattttttttatttttatgaaatcctaactttttcaaaagtttttcaCAAAGTGCCTAaacattttgcacagtactgtatatacagttgtgctcaaaagtttgcatgcccttggaaaattggtaatatatgtaccatttttacagaaaacatgagtgagcaggcaaatcacatatcttttatttcttatgggattcatattcaactgtaggttataacagaatggcacaatcataaaacaaaacaaatgactcctgtttaaaagtctgcatacccttagttcttaatactgtgtattgcccccgttagcattaatgacagcgtgcagtcttttgtaatagttgtctatgaggccccaaattcttgcaggtggtatagctgcccattcatcttggcaaaatgcctccaggtcatgcaaagtctttggtcatcttgcatgaaccacacgtttgagatctcctcagagtggctcgatgatattaagttcaggagactgtgatggccactccagaaccttcacctttttctgctgtaaccactggagggtcaacttggacttgtgcttagggtcatttttgtgctggaaagtcctagagcgtcccatgtgcagctttcatgcagaagaatgcaaattgtcttcgagtattttttgataacatgctgcattcatcttgccattaattttcacaagattccccgtgcctttagagctcacacacccccaaaacatcagtgagccaccaccatgcttcacagtgggaatggtattcttttcactataggccttgttgacccctctccaaacatagtgctcatggttgtgaccataaagttctattttggtctcattacTGCAAAGTACAGTGCGCCAggagctgtgaggcgtgtcaaggtgttgtcgggcattttgtaaccgggcttttttgtggcattggcgcagtaaaggcttctttctggcaactcgatcatgcagctcatttttgttcaagtatcatcatattgtgctccttgaaacaaccacactgtctttttccagagcagcctgtatttatcctgaggttacctgtgggtttttgtttgtatcctgaacaattcttctggcagttgtggctgaaatctttcttggtctacttgaccttggcttggtatcaagagatccccgaattttccacttcttaaaaagtgattgaacagtactgactggcattttcaaggctttggatatctttttatatccttttccatctttataaagttccattaccttggtacgcaggtcttttaacagttcttttctgctccccatggctcagta is a window from the Myxocyprinus asiaticus isolate MX2 ecotype Aquarium Trade chromosome 13, UBuf_Myxa_2, whole genome shotgun sequence genome containing:
- the LOC127449848 gene encoding gastrula zinc finger protein XlCGF26.1-like produces the protein MSDLKPCRIKIEDTEEQIDLMEVKEESQELNDIDQKHHQHPKSNNSITDEESIICLKNERNFSQKSTQRTRAKYSFICPHCGKRFTKKASLKRHLRIHTGEKPFTCTQCGKSFRVKKTLQGHMKIHTEEKPFTCTQCGNCFTRKGSLREHMRIHTGEKPFTCTQCGNCFTRKGSLREHMRIHTGEKPFTCTQCGKSFTQKGDLKKHLRIHTGEKPFTCTQCGKSFTQKGDLKNHLIIHTGEKPFTCTQCGKSFTKKNLIKRHLRIHNGDKILDLKRHLRINTGEKLFTCTQCGMSFTQKASLKRHLRIHTGEKPFTCTQCGKSFTQAGNLKIHLTVHTVDQLFTCLQCGKSFTVKKTLQEHMKIHTEGKPFTCTQCEKSFTQKGNLKEHMRIHTGEKPFTCPQCGKSFTQKGSRKKHMRIHTGEKPFTCLPCGKSFTRKGSLKEHMRIHTGEKPFICTQCGKSFTKKGSLKEHMRIHTGEKPFTCPQCGNSFTKKADLKRHLKIHTGEKPFTCTQCGKSFTVKKTLQDHMKIHAEEKP